One region of Pan paniscus chromosome 5, NHGRI_mPanPan1-v2.0_pri, whole genome shotgun sequence genomic DNA includes:
- the ZBTB2 gene encoding zinc finger and BTB domain-containing protein 2 isoform X2 has product MYTGKMAPQLIDPVRLEQGIKFLHAYPLIQEASLASQGAFSHPDQVFPLASSLYGIQIADHQLRQATKIASAPEKLGRDPRPQTSRISQEQVPEASQLSQLTSNLAQVNRTNMTPSDPLQTSLSPELVSTPVPPPPPGEETNLEASSSDEQPASLTIAHVKPSIMKRNGSFPKYYACHLCGRRFTLRSSLREHLQIHTGVPFTSSQQGESRVPLTLCSNAADLGKDAMEVPEAGMISDSELQHISDSPIIDGQQQSETPPPSDIADIDNLEQADQEREVKRRKYECTICGRKFIQKSHWREHMYIHTGKPFKCSTCDKSFCRANQAARHVCLNQSIDTYTMVDKQTLELCTFEEGSQMDNMLVQTNKPYKCNLCDKTFSTPNEVVKHSCQNQNSDVFALDEGRAILLGSGDSEVTEPDHPVLASIKKEQETVLLD; this is encoded by the coding sequence ATGTACACTGGGAAGATGGCGCCTCAGCTCATCGACCCGGTTCGATTAGAACAGGGCATCAAGTTTCTGCACGCCTACCCGCTCATCCAGGAAGCCAGCCTCGCCAGCCAGGGAGCCTTTTCTCACCCTGACCAAGTTTTCCCACTGGCTTCTTCATTGTATGGCATTCAGATTGCAGATCATCAGTTGAGACAAGCCACCAAGATTGCTTCAGCACCTGAAAAACTCGGGCGAGATCCACGGCCACAGACCTCCAGGATAAGCCAGGAGCAGGTCCCTGAGGCCTCACAGCTCTCCCAGCTGACTTCAAATCTGGCCCAGGTGAATCGGACAAATATGACTCCCTCAGACCCCCTGCAGACCTCGCTGTCTCCAGAACTTGTTTCCACTCCtgttcctccccctcctcccgggGAGGAGACCAATCTGGAAGCATCTTCCTCCGATGAGCAGCCTGCGTCCCTCACAATAGCCCACGTCAAGCCGAGCATCATGAAGAGGAATGGGAGCTTTCCAAAGTACTATGCCTGCCACCTGTGTGGACGGCGCTTCACTCTCCGGAGCAGCTTACGTGAACACCTCCAGATCCACACAGGAGTACCTTTCACATCTAGCCAACAGGGAGAAAGTCGCGTCCCCCTGACTCTCTGTAGCAATGCAGCTGACCTCGGGAAAGATGCCATGGAAGTGCCTGAAGCCGGGATGATAAGTGACAGTGAGCTGCAGCACATCTCCGATTCTCCCATCATCGATGGGCAGCAGCAGTCGGAAACCCCACCCCCCTCAGACATTGCTGACATTGACAACCTGGAGCAGGCCGACCAGGAGAGGGAGGTGAAGAGGCGGAAGTACGAGTGCACAATATGTGGACGCAAATTTATCCAGAAAAGCCACTGGAGGgaacacatgtacatacacaccgGGAAGCCTTTCAAGTGCAGCACTTGTGACAAAAGCTTTTGCAGGGCCAACCAGGCTGCCCGCCACGTGTGCCTCAACCAGAGCATCGACACTTACACCATGGTGGACAAACAGACTCTGGAACTCTGCACATTTGAGGAAGGGAGTCAGATGGACAACATGCTggtgcaaacaaacaaaccctacaAATGCAACTTGTGTGACAAAACATTCTCCACTCCCAATGAGGTTGTTAAACATTCATGCCAAAACCAGAACTCGGACGTTTTTGCCCTAGACGAAGGGCGAGCCATTCTTCTAGGCAGTGGGGACTCAGAAGTAACAGAGCCTGACCACCCAGTGTTAGCTTCCATCAAAAAGGAACAAGAAACCGTCTTACTAGACTGA